ATCGGGATGACGTCGAGATCTACGTCGATGTCGTGCGCGCGACGCACGTGCCGCGCGATCTCGCCTGCGGTCATGCCGTGGCGCGTCGGCACGGGATACAGCCCGACAAACGACTCGAAACCGCGCTCGAGCCCCGGGCCCGAAACCACGCGTCCGCCGAGCGGATTCGGCCGGTCGCACACGACGACGGATTTGCCCGCGCCACCCGCCGCGCGCATGGCCAGCGCGAGCGTCCAGACGAAGGTGTAATAGCGACTGCCGACGTCCTGGATGTCGAAGACGAGCACGTCGACGAGGTCGAGTGCCACTTGCGTCGGCGTGAGCGACAGCGCGGTCGAACCGTAGAGCGAAAAGACCGGGATGCCGCTCCACGTCGCTCGGCCATCGA
Above is a window of Deltaproteobacteria bacterium DNA encoding:
- a CDS encoding DUF1343 domain-containing protein, giving the protein MRLGNEILLEDPRRVLGDRRVGLIVNPTSFTPDMRFLPTELLSAGIRVTAIFGPEHGFAGTAQDMVALDGRATWSGIPVFSLYGSTALSLTPTQVALDLVDVLVFDIQDVGSRYYTFVWTLALAMRAAGGAGKSVVVCDRPNPLGGRVVSGPGLERGFESFVGLYPVPTRHGMTAGEIARHVRRAHDIDVDLDVIP